One genomic segment of Theobroma cacao cultivar B97-61/B2 chromosome 6, Criollo_cocoa_genome_V2, whole genome shotgun sequence includes these proteins:
- the LOC18595231 gene encoding zinc-finger homeodomain protein 4 has protein sequence MELSSQEGEMPIPLNSTYGGGHMIHHDHHAAPHNHIIVSSAPQITCTGPSIPTNLDDDHHVGFKKVVRYRECLKNHAAAMGGNATDGCGEFMPSGEEGSIEALTCSACNCHRNFHRKEIEGEPSPSSCDCYPSHSPHLSRAGRKLFLGHHKSILPPEALGLGYPTATGTLIHSRAAPTPTPHQMIMSYNMGSLPSESDDQADGGGVVTRPHQLVKKRFRTKFTQEQKEKMLNFADKVGWKIQKQEEAVVQQFCQEIGVKRRVLKVWMHNNKHNLAKKNPSSTTTPTTTTPAT, from the coding sequence ATGGAACTTTCTAGTCAAGAAGGAGAAATGCCAATCCCATTGAACAGTACATATGGAGGGGGGCACATGATCCATCATGATCATCATGCTGCACCCCACAACCATATCATAGTATCCTCAGCACCCCAAATCACTTGCACTGGTCCTTCCATACCCACAAACCTTGATGATGATCATCATGTGGGCTTCAAGAAAGTGGTGAGATACAGAGAGTGCCTCAAGAACCATGCAGCAGCCATGGGCGGCAATGCCACTGATGGCTGTGGTGAGTTCATGCCCAGCGGTGAGGAGGGTAGCATTGAAGCTCTGACTTGCTCAGCTTGCAACTGCCATAGAAACTTCCACAGAAAAGAGATTGAAGGTGAGCCATCTCCCTCTTCCTGTGACTGTTACCCCTCGCATAGTCCTCATCTGAGCAGGGCTGGGAGGAAACTCTTCCTGGGTCACCACAAGAGTATCCTACCTCCTGAGGCTCTAGGCCTAGGGTACCCTACAGCTACTGGGACTCTTATACACTCAAGAGCAGCTCCAACTCCCACACCCCACCAGATGATAATGTCCTACAACATGGGCTCCCTCCCCTCGGAGTCTGATGATCAGGCAGATGGTGGCGGGGTAGTGACTAGGCCACACCAGCTGGTGAAGAAGAGGTTTCGGACAAAGTTTACCCAGGAACAGAAGGAGAAGATGCTTAACTTTGCAGACAAAGTTGGGTGGAAAATCCAAAAGCAAGAAGAAGCTGTGGTGCAACAGTTCTGCCAAGAGATTGGGGTCAAGAGAAGAGTCCTCAAGGTCTGGATGCACAACAACAAGCACAATCTAGCCAAGAAAAACCCTTCTTCCACCACCACTCCTACTACAACAACTCCTGCTACATGA
- the LOC18595233 gene encoding squamous cell carcinoma antigen recognized by T-cells 3 isoform X2: protein MEKVEKSPISTEEEEDTEMGEGDVVENPKTSSKSSSDSESSDSEDEAEQNEQLQTLESELSTNPSNYDAHVQYIKLLRKRGEIEKLREARENMNALFPLSPSMWMEWAKDEASLSDDSGFEAVQKLYERGISEYLSVSLWCEYLNYAQEHDPEVRQCSADGISKARNLFERAVTAAALHVAQGFRIWDAYTQFEQAILLTIDHSDIQAKEKQVQCIRSIFHRHLSIPLANLRATLLAYKAWEVEQGNALDAESDTVDGISSHVASAYQKAEEMYNARAHHEEQITRQDISESERFQHFMSYLEYEQSFGDPARVQILYERAITDFPVSSDLWLDYMRYLDKTLKAGNVVKDVYSRATRNCPWVGELWVRYLLCLERGHGSEKEISSVFEKSLQCTFSTLEEYLDLFLTRVDGLRRRISSARGDDVLNYSLIRESFQQAADYLSPHMKNADGLLRLHAYWARLELKLGNDLVAARGVWESLLKTCGSMLEAWQGYISMEIELGHINEVRAIYKRCYSKRVSGTGSEDLCHAWLRFEREFGTLEDLDHALQKVTPRLKELQLFRLQQESKSVIEATDKREKTSQKTAREKRKSGSSAIDEQSPAKRQKNASQYQKKLHEKENTQGKNVAEANDGEGKKGKVDKPVNEQQMKDTGPGKTRLYTDQCTAFISNLDYKANYEDLRQFFSDVGGITSMRILHDRFTGKSRGLAYVDFVDDEHLAAAVMKNKQMLLGKKLSIARSNPKQRERESFVLNAPGGHDASNRSGIDGSSASKESVESPKGSRVPQSTASKRVENFQLKGKNTFAVPRNVRPLGWTSNKPETREEGDEKPKSNDEFRKMFMKI, encoded by the exons atgGAGAAGGTTGAGAAATCACCAATTTCCacagaagaagaggaagacaCTGAAATGGGGGAAGGAGACGTTGTTGAAAACCCTAAAACCAGCTCGAAATCCAGTAGCGATTCGGAGTCAAGCGATTCGGAAGACGAAGCGGAGCAGAATGAGCAGCTTCAAACCCTAGAATCTGAGCTCTCCACCAATCCCTCCAACTACGACGCTCATGTCCAG TACATAAAGCTCTTGAGGAAAAGGGGTGAAATTGAGAAGCTACGAGAAGCAAGGGAGAACATGAATGCACTGTTTCCACTGAGTCCTTCAATGTGGATGGAATGGGCCAAAGACGAAGCTTCTCTTTCGGATGATTCCGGTTTCGAGGCAGTCCAGAAGCTTTACGAGAGGGGCATCTCCGAGTATCTCTCTGTCTCCCTTTGGTGTGAGTACCTGAATTATGCACAAGAACATGATCCAGAAGTACGTCAATGTTCAGCTGATGGGATTTCAAAGGCAAGGAATCTGTTTGAGCGTGCTGTTACTGCTGCTGCTTTGCATGTTGCTCAAGGCTTTCGAATATGGGATGCCTACACCCAATTTGAGCAAGCTATTTTGCTTACTATTGACCACTCCGACATTCAG GCTAAAGAGAAACAGGTCCAGTGCATACGAAGTATATTCCACCGTCACTTGTCTATTCCTCTTGCTAACTTGAGGGCAACCCTTCTTGCCTACAAGGCTTGGGAGGTGGAGCAAGGAAATGCTCTTGATGCTGAGTCCGACACTGTGGATGGGATTTCATCCCATGTTGCTTCAGCTTACCAAAAGGCAGAGGAGATGTACAATGCCCGCGCTCATCATGAAGAACAGATCACTAGACAGGATATATCTGAGTCAGAGAGATTTCAACATTTCATG AGTTACTTAGAATATGAACAATCCTTTGGTGATCCAGCCCGAGTCCAAATTCTGTATGAACGTGCCATAACTGACTTTCCTGTGTCAAGTGATCTCTGGCTTGATTATATGCGCTATCTTGATAAAACCTTGAAG gCTGGAAATGTTGTGAAGGATGTTTATTCCAGGGCTACAAGAAACTGTCCTTGGGTTGGAGAACTCTGGGTTCGATATTTGCTATGTTTGGAGCGTGGCCATGGTTCTGAGAAAGAGATATCTTCT GTCTTTGAGAAGTCTTTGCAATGCACATTTTCAACCCTTGAGGAG TACCTTGATTTGTTCCTCACCCGAGTAGATGGCTTGAGGCGTAGAATTTCATCAGCTAGAGGAGACGATGTGTTGAACTATTCATTGATTAGGGAATCTTTTCAG CAAGCAGCAGATTACTTATCCCCACACATGAAGAATGCTGATGGTTTATTGCGTTTGCATGCTTATTGGGCCCGCTTAGAGCTGAAATTGGGCAATGATTTAGTTGCAGCACGTGGTGTTTGGGAGAGCTTGCTTAAGACCTG TGGTTCAATGTTGGAAGCATGGCAAGGTTATATATCAATGGAAATTGAATTAGGTCATATAAATGAAGTCAGGGCCATATATAAGAGATGCTACAGCAAAAGAGTCAGTGGAACAGGTTCAGAG GACTTGTGCCATGCTTGGTTGCGCTTTGAGAGGGAATTCGGAACACTGGAAGATCTCGACCATGCTTTGCAAAAG GTTACCCCTCGTCTTAAGGAGCTGCAATTGTTTAGGTTACAGCAGGAATCTAAATCTGTCATTGAAGCAACAgataaaagagagaaaacctcTCAGAAAACTGCACGTGAAAAGAGGAAATCaggttcaagtgcaattgATGAACAGTCTCCAGCTAAGCGGCAGAAAAATGCTTCTCAGTATCAGAAAAAATTGCATGAGAAAGAGAACACACAGGGGAAGAATGTAGCCGAAGCAAATGATGGGGAAGGGAAAAAAGGCAAGGTTGACAAACCAGTAAACGAGCAGCAGATGAAAGACACTGGTCCTGGTAAAACCAGATTATATACAGATCAGTGCACTGCATTTATATCAAATCTTGACTATAAG GCAAATTATGAAGATCTACGTCAATTCTTTAGTGATGTTGGTGGGATCACTTCAATGCGAATTCTGCATGACAGGTTCACTGGAAAATCAAGGGG ACTGGCATATGTGGATTTTGTGGATGATGAACACCTTGCTGCAGCTGTAATGAAGAATAAGCAAATGTTGCTTGGGAAGAAGTTGAGCATTGCACGGTCAAATCCTAAGCAACGTGAGAGGGAAtcttttgttcttaatgcacCTGGTGGACATG ATGCTAGCAACCGAAGTGGAATTGATGGGAGTTCTGCATCTAAAGAATCTGTTGAAAGCCCTAAGGGATCTAGGGTACCACAATCTACTGCTAGCAAGCGTGTTGAGAACTTCCAGCTTAAGGGGAAGAACACGTTTGCGGTGCCAAGAAATGTTAGACCACTCGGATGGACTAGTAACAAACCAGAAACCAGGGAAGAGGGAGATGAGAAGCCAAAATCAAATGATGAGTTCAGAAAAATGTTCATGAAAATCTGA
- the LOC18595233 gene encoding squamous cell carcinoma antigen recognized by T-cells 3 isoform X1, producing MEKVEKSPISTEEEEDTEMGEGDVVENPKTSSKSSSDSESSDSEDEAEQNEQLQTLESELSTNPSNYDAHVQYIKLLRKRGEIEKLREARENMNALFPLSPSMWMEWAKDEASLSDDSGFEAVQKLYERGISEYLSVSLWCEYLNYAQEHDPEVRQCSADGISKARNLFERAVTAAALHVAQGFRIWDAYTQFEQAILLTIDHSDIQAKEKQVQCIRSIFHRHLSIPLANLRATLLAYKAWEVEQGNALDAESDTVDGISSHVASAYQKAEEMYNARAHHEEQITRQDISESERFQHFMSYLEYEQSFGDPARVQILYERAITDFPVSSDLWLDYMRYLDKTLKAGNVVKDVYSRATRNCPWVGELWVRYLLCLERGHGSEKEISSVFEKSLQCTFSTLEEYLDLFLTRVDGLRRRISSARGDDVLNYSLIRESFQQAADYLSPHMKNADGLLRLHAYWARLELKLGNDLVAARGVWESLLKTCGSMLEAWQGYISMEIELGHINEVRAIYKRCYSKRVSGTGSEDLCHAWLRFEREFGTLEDLDHALQKVTPRLKELQLFRLQQESKSVIEATDKREKTSQKTAREKRKSGSSAIDEQSPAKRQKNASQYQKKLHEKENTQGKNVAEANDGEGKKGKVDKPVNEQQMKDTGPGKTRLYTDQCTAFISNLDYKANYEDLRQFFSDVGGITSMRILHDRFTGKSRGLAYVDFVDDEHLAAAVMKNKQMLLGKKLSIARSNPKQRERESFVLNAPGGHEDASNRSGIDGSSASKESVESPKGSRVPQSTASKRVENFQLKGKNTFAVPRNVRPLGWTSNKPETREEGDEKPKSNDEFRKMFMKI from the exons atgGAGAAGGTTGAGAAATCACCAATTTCCacagaagaagaggaagacaCTGAAATGGGGGAAGGAGACGTTGTTGAAAACCCTAAAACCAGCTCGAAATCCAGTAGCGATTCGGAGTCAAGCGATTCGGAAGACGAAGCGGAGCAGAATGAGCAGCTTCAAACCCTAGAATCTGAGCTCTCCACCAATCCCTCCAACTACGACGCTCATGTCCAG TACATAAAGCTCTTGAGGAAAAGGGGTGAAATTGAGAAGCTACGAGAAGCAAGGGAGAACATGAATGCACTGTTTCCACTGAGTCCTTCAATGTGGATGGAATGGGCCAAAGACGAAGCTTCTCTTTCGGATGATTCCGGTTTCGAGGCAGTCCAGAAGCTTTACGAGAGGGGCATCTCCGAGTATCTCTCTGTCTCCCTTTGGTGTGAGTACCTGAATTATGCACAAGAACATGATCCAGAAGTACGTCAATGTTCAGCTGATGGGATTTCAAAGGCAAGGAATCTGTTTGAGCGTGCTGTTACTGCTGCTGCTTTGCATGTTGCTCAAGGCTTTCGAATATGGGATGCCTACACCCAATTTGAGCAAGCTATTTTGCTTACTATTGACCACTCCGACATTCAG GCTAAAGAGAAACAGGTCCAGTGCATACGAAGTATATTCCACCGTCACTTGTCTATTCCTCTTGCTAACTTGAGGGCAACCCTTCTTGCCTACAAGGCTTGGGAGGTGGAGCAAGGAAATGCTCTTGATGCTGAGTCCGACACTGTGGATGGGATTTCATCCCATGTTGCTTCAGCTTACCAAAAGGCAGAGGAGATGTACAATGCCCGCGCTCATCATGAAGAACAGATCACTAGACAGGATATATCTGAGTCAGAGAGATTTCAACATTTCATG AGTTACTTAGAATATGAACAATCCTTTGGTGATCCAGCCCGAGTCCAAATTCTGTATGAACGTGCCATAACTGACTTTCCTGTGTCAAGTGATCTCTGGCTTGATTATATGCGCTATCTTGATAAAACCTTGAAG gCTGGAAATGTTGTGAAGGATGTTTATTCCAGGGCTACAAGAAACTGTCCTTGGGTTGGAGAACTCTGGGTTCGATATTTGCTATGTTTGGAGCGTGGCCATGGTTCTGAGAAAGAGATATCTTCT GTCTTTGAGAAGTCTTTGCAATGCACATTTTCAACCCTTGAGGAG TACCTTGATTTGTTCCTCACCCGAGTAGATGGCTTGAGGCGTAGAATTTCATCAGCTAGAGGAGACGATGTGTTGAACTATTCATTGATTAGGGAATCTTTTCAG CAAGCAGCAGATTACTTATCCCCACACATGAAGAATGCTGATGGTTTATTGCGTTTGCATGCTTATTGGGCCCGCTTAGAGCTGAAATTGGGCAATGATTTAGTTGCAGCACGTGGTGTTTGGGAGAGCTTGCTTAAGACCTG TGGTTCAATGTTGGAAGCATGGCAAGGTTATATATCAATGGAAATTGAATTAGGTCATATAAATGAAGTCAGGGCCATATATAAGAGATGCTACAGCAAAAGAGTCAGTGGAACAGGTTCAGAG GACTTGTGCCATGCTTGGTTGCGCTTTGAGAGGGAATTCGGAACACTGGAAGATCTCGACCATGCTTTGCAAAAG GTTACCCCTCGTCTTAAGGAGCTGCAATTGTTTAGGTTACAGCAGGAATCTAAATCTGTCATTGAAGCAACAgataaaagagagaaaacctcTCAGAAAACTGCACGTGAAAAGAGGAAATCaggttcaagtgcaattgATGAACAGTCTCCAGCTAAGCGGCAGAAAAATGCTTCTCAGTATCAGAAAAAATTGCATGAGAAAGAGAACACACAGGGGAAGAATGTAGCCGAAGCAAATGATGGGGAAGGGAAAAAAGGCAAGGTTGACAAACCAGTAAACGAGCAGCAGATGAAAGACACTGGTCCTGGTAAAACCAGATTATATACAGATCAGTGCACTGCATTTATATCAAATCTTGACTATAAG GCAAATTATGAAGATCTACGTCAATTCTTTAGTGATGTTGGTGGGATCACTTCAATGCGAATTCTGCATGACAGGTTCACTGGAAAATCAAGGGG ACTGGCATATGTGGATTTTGTGGATGATGAACACCTTGCTGCAGCTGTAATGAAGAATAAGCAAATGTTGCTTGGGAAGAAGTTGAGCATTGCACGGTCAAATCCTAAGCAACGTGAGAGGGAAtcttttgttcttaatgcacCTGGTGGACATG AAGATGCTAGCAACCGAAGTGGAATTGATGGGAGTTCTGCATCTAAAGAATCTGTTGAAAGCCCTAAGGGATCTAGGGTACCACAATCTACTGCTAGCAAGCGTGTTGAGAACTTCCAGCTTAAGGGGAAGAACACGTTTGCGGTGCCAAGAAATGTTAGACCACTCGGATGGACTAGTAACAAACCAGAAACCAGGGAAGAGGGAGATGAGAAGCCAAAATCAAATGATGAGTTCAGAAAAATGTTCATGAAAATCTGA
- the LOC18595235 gene encoding 22.0 kDa class IV heat shock protein: MSTQKLSKASMLFLVAVVALMATQGNALVPYTRSLWDMMLPAEDPFRILEHIPLTVPKGVETTLALARADWKETPQAHVISLDIPGMKKDDVKIEVEENRVVRVSGERKDEEQAEGDKWHRAERINGKFWRQFRLPGNADLDHIKAHLEDGVLRIVVPKFAEEIKRQPKVIDIVGEEGSSGQDVEATKATQK, translated from the coding sequence ATGAGCACCCAAAAACTCAGCAAAGCGTCTATGCTTTTCTTGGTTGCAGTAGTCGCTCTTATGGCGACCCAAGGCAATGCACTCGTGCCCTACACAAGGTCTCTATGGGACATGATGCTCCCAGCAGAAGACCCTTTTCGAATCCTGGAACACATCCCACTGACAGTGCCCAAAGGGGTTGAGACCACCCTGGCGTTGGCTCGAGCAGACTGGAAAGAAACCCCACAGGCGCATGTCATCTCCCTGGACATTCCAGGGATGAAGAAAGATGATGTGAAGATCGAGGTGGAGGAGAACAGGGTGGTGAGGGTCAGCGGGGAGAGGAAAGATGAGGAACAAGCTGAGGGAGACAAGTGGCACAGAGCTGAGAGAATCAATGGCAAGTTCTGGAGGCAGTTCAGGTTGCCTGGCAATGCAGATTTGGATCACATCAAGGCTCATTTGGAAGATGGGGTTCTGAGGATTGTTGTGCCCAAGTTTGCTGAGGAGATTAAGAGGCAGCCTAAGGTCATTGACATTGTTGGGGAAGAGGGTTCTTCTGGCCAGGATGTCGAGGCCACCAAAGCTACTCAAAAGTAG
- the LOC18595236 gene encoding methionine S-methyltransferase → MKMVQVDEFLKQCQQSGDAAYTAFRSLLERLEDPKTRCEARMFLSDLQSRVGSSDDCLQQYHFRIQDIYLDQYQGSQGRKKLTMMVIPSIFIPEDWSFTFYEGLNRHPDSIFKDKTVAELGCGNGWITIAIADKWLPAKVYGLDINPRAVKVSWINLYMNAFDEKGQPIYDEEKKTLLDRVEFHESDLLAYCREHDIQLERIVGCIPQILNPNPEAMSKMITENASEEFLYSLSNYCALQGFVEDQFGLGLIARAVEEGIAVIKPTGIMIFNMGGRPGQGVCKRLFERRGFLVNRLWQTKVLQAGDTDISALVEIEKNSPHRFEFFMGLTGDQPICARTAWAYGKAGGRISHALSVYSCQLRQPNQVKVIFEFLKSGFQEISSSLDLSFEDDSVADEKIPFLAYLARVLKENSYFPYEPPAGCNSFCNLIAAFMKTYHHIPLTSDNVVVFPSRTVAIENALRLFSPRLAIVDEHLTRNLPRQWLTSLAIETAENGLSEDALTVIEAPRQSDLMIELIKKLKPQVVVTGIAHFEAVTSSAFVQLLDATREIGSRLFLDISDHFELSSLPGSSGVLKYLSGTPLPSHAAILCGLVKNQVYSDLEVAFVISEEEAILKALSKTVEVLEGNTSLISQYYYGCLFHELLAFQLTDRHPHPERRTEKSKSVEMIGFATSAISVLNNSELSISDDRNSLIHMDVDQWFLPMPSVVKAAIFESFARQKMAESEIDVTPSIKQFVNSNYGFSTDSSTEFIYSDCSQALFKNLVLCCIQEGGTMCFPAGSNGNYVSVAKFLKANIVKIPANSEEGFKLTEEILNKALETVNKPWVYISGPTINPTGLLYSNKEMENILTACARFGARVVIDTSFSGLEFDFQGWGGWNLEGCLSKLSSSGNPSFCVSLLGGLSLKLLSGALKFGFLALNQPRLIDAFHSFPGLSKPHSTDKYAIKKLLALRDQKGGMLDVDTDHIRHLENRAKRLKEELEKCGWDVLRPQAGVSMVAKPLFLNKAVKLSHSLKDTGSSEKDASTYEVQLDNSTIREAIVKTTGLCINSGLWTGIPGYCRFTFALEDSEFEQALACLVKFKSIVGN, encoded by the exons atgaaaatggtgCAGGTGGATGAGTTCTTGAAGCAGTGTCAGCAGTCGGGGGATGCTGCGTACACGGCCTTCAGATCGCTGCTGGAGAGGCTTGAGGATCCCAAGACCCGCTGTGAAGCCCGGATGTTCCTCTCTGATCTTCAGTCCCGGGTCGGATCCTCCGATGATTGCCTCCAACAGTACCATTTCCGGATCCAGGACATTTATCTGGACCAGTATCAAG GTTCTCAGGGAAGGAAGAAACTGACAATGATGGTGATCCCTAGCATTTTTATACCAGAAGACTGGTCATTTACCTTTTATGAAGGACTCAATAGACACCCAGATTccattttcaaagacaagACAGTTGCTGAGCTTGGGTGTGGAAACGGATGGATAACTATAGCCATTGCTGACAAATGGTTGCCTGCAAAG GTGTATGGCCTTGATATAAATCCAAGAGCAGTGAAGGTTTCTTGGATAAACTTATACATGAATGCTTTTGATGAGAAAGGCCAACCCATATatgatgaagaaaagaaaaccttACTGGATAGGGTGGAGTTTCATGAATCTGACCTGCTAGCTTATTGTAGGGAACATGACATTCAACTTGAACGAATTGTTGGATGCATACCTCAG ATTCTTAATCCAAATCCAGAGGCAATGTCAAAAATGATCACAGAAAATGCAAGCGAGGAATTTCTATATTCTTTGAGTAATTATTGTGCACTTCAG GGTTTtgttgaggatcaatttggctTAGGTCTGATTGCCAGGGCAGTTGAGGAAGGAATTGCTGTCATTAAACCAACAGGTATTATGATCTTCAATATGGGAGGCCGTCCAGGACAAGGAGTCTGTAAACGCTTGTTTGAACGACGTGGTTTCCTTGTCAACAGGCTTTGGCAAACTAAAGTTCTTCAG GCTGGGGACACAGATATTTCAGCCTTAGTTGAAATTGAGAAGAATAGTCCACACCGTTTTGAATTCTTTATGGGACTTACAGGAGATCAGCCTATTTGTGCTCGAACAGCATGGGCCTACGGAAAGGCTGGTGGCCGTATCTCTCATGCATTATCAGTTTACAGTTGTCAACTTCGTCAACCAAACCAG GTCAAAGtaatatttgaatttcttaaaagtgGCTTCCAAGAGATCAGTAGCTCTTTAGATTTATCTTTTGAAGATGATTCAGTTGCGGATGAGAAGATTCCTTTCCTAGCTTATCTTGCCCGtgttttgaaagagaattcataCTTCCCATATGAGCCACCAGCTGGATGCAACAGTTTTTGCAATCTAATTGCTGCCTTTATGAAAACATACCACCATATTCCACTCACTTCCGAT AATGTTGTTGTCTTTCCTTCGAGGACTGTGGCAATTGAGAATGCTCTTCGGCTGTTCTCCCCCCGTCTTGCAATTGTTGATGAGCATCTGACCAGGAACTTACCCAGGCAATGGTTAACATCTTTGGCGATTGAG ACTGCAGAAAATGGCCTGTCAGAGGATGCACTTACTGTCATTGAAGCACCACGCCAATCAGATTTAATGATAGAACTGATAAAAAAGCTGAAGCCACAGGTCGTGGTCACTGGGATAGCTCATTTTGAGGCTGTTACTAGTTCAGCTTTTGTGCAACTATTGGATGCCACCAGAGAAATTGGATCTCGTCTTTTCTTAGACATATCTGATCACTTTGAATTATCCAGCCTCCCAGGTTCCAGTGGGGTACTGAAATATCTATCAGGAACTCCTCTGCCATCACATGCTGCAATCCTTTGTGGCCTGGTAAAGAATCAG GTTTATTCAGATTTAGAAGTTGCCTTTGTAATTTCAGAAGAAGAGGCCATATTGAAGGCCTTGTCAAAAACAGTTGAAGTACTCGAAGGGAATACATCATTGATCAGCCAGTACTACTATGGTTGTCTATTCCATGAGCTTCTAGCTTTTCAACTTACGGACAGACATCCACATCCAGAG AGGAGAACTGAAAAGTCCAAATCAGTTGAGATGATTGGATTTGCTACTTCAGCGATCTCAGTTCTTAATAATTCCGAATTATCCATTTCTGATGACAGGAACTCCCTTATACATATGGATGTGGATCAATGGTTCCTGCCAATGCCTTCTGTGGTTAAGGCTGCTATCTTTGAAAGTTTTGCACGACAAAAAATGGCTGAGTCTGAAATTGATGTCACTCCTAGTATAAAACAATTTGTTAACAGCAATTATGGGTTCTCAACTGATAGCAGCACAGAATTTATATATTCAGACTGCTCGCAAGCTCTTTTTAAGAATCTGGTCCTTTGCTGCATTCAGGAAGGTGGAACTATGTGCTTTCCAGCTGGCTCAAATGGCAATTATGTTTCTGTTGCCAAATTTTTGAAAGCAAACATTGTGAAAATCCCTGCAAACTCTGAAGAAGGCTTTAAGCTGACAGAGGAAATACTCAACAAAGCACTTGAGACTGTGAATAAGCCATGGGTATATATCTCTGGTCCAACTATAAACCCAACTGGCTTGCTTTACAGCAACAAAGAGATGGAAAACATTTTAACTGCATGTGCAAGATTTGGGGCAAGGGTGGTGATCGATACCTCATTCTCAGGACTGGAATTCGACTTTCAAGGTTGGGGTGGATGGAACTTGGAGGGCTGTTTATCAAAGCTATCTTCCTCTGGCAACCCCTCTTTCTGTGTTTCTCTGCTTGGAGGACTGTCTCTGAAACTGCTTAGTGGAGCACTCAAATTCGGGTTTCTGGCTCTAAACCAACCACGTTTAATTGATGCATTTCATAGCTTTCCTGGCTTAAGCAAACCTCATAGCACAGATAAATACGCAATCAAGAAGTTGCTGGCTCTGAGAGACCAGAAAGGAGGAATGTTGGATGTTGACACAGATCATATAAGACATTTGGAAAACAGAGCTAAGCGTTTGAAGGAG GAACTTGAAAAATGTGGGTGGGATGTGCTCAGACCCCAGGCTGGTGTTTCAATGGTGGCAAAGCCCTTGTTCCTCAACAAGGCTGTAAAGCTCAGCCATTCACTTAAAGACACAGGCAGCAGTGAGAAGGATGCCAGCACCTATGAAGTTCAGCTCGACAACTCAACCATTAGGGAAGCCATTGTCAAGACCACAGGCTTGTGTATCAACAGTGGCTTATGGACTGGAATTCCTGGCTACTGTCGCTTCACTTTTGCCTTGGAAGACAGTGAATTTGAGCAAGCATTGGCTTGCCTAGTCAAATTCAAAAGCATAGTGGGTAACTGA